The following are encoded together in the Robertmurraya sp. FSL R5-0851 genome:
- a CDS encoding TetR/AcrR family transcriptional regulator has product MKIKKEHTKEIILQTASRLFQRQGYSATGVNQIIEESGTPKGSLYYHFPKGKEEIALEAINLMKQHVLKQTAKDLTSTDNLIQAFQQHVNNIAVFFDSPCSLEGLKIGLLAAETANTHEPLRVACEQTFKEWQGLYAEKLEQNGYETTKARELAVTINALLEGATTLSLTSKNGDTLRLIANQIPTLLSHKN; this is encoded by the coding sequence ATGAAAATCAAAAAAGAACATACAAAAGAGATTATTTTACAAACTGCTTCTCGTTTGTTTCAACGTCAAGGATATAGTGCGACCGGGGTTAATCAAATTATCGAGGAGAGTGGTACGCCTAAAGGCTCTTTGTATTACCATTTTCCAAAAGGGAAAGAAGAAATTGCTTTAGAAGCGATTAACCTGATGAAGCAGCATGTTCTAAAGCAAACGGCAAAGGATCTCACTTCCACAGATAATCTGATTCAAGCCTTTCAACAACATGTGAACAATATTGCTGTATTTTTCGATTCACCTTGCAGCTTAGAGGGATTAAAAATTGGTCTACTTGCTGCGGAAACGGCGAATACGCATGAACCGCTTCGAGTTGCTTGTGAACAAACCTTCAAAGAATGGCAGGGTCTTTACGCAGAAAAGCTTGAGCAAAATGGCTACGAGACCACAAAGGCTCGAGAGCTTGCTGTTACCATCAATGCCTTGCTTGAGGGGGCAACAACCCTTTCATTAACTAGTAAAAACGGGGATACTTTGCGTTTAATCGCTAACCAAATTCCTACATTACTCAGCCATAAGAACTAG
- a CDS encoding DHA2 family efflux MFS transporter permease subunit, producing MSKTQGEETGEYKVLPILVSFLIAGFIGLFSETALNMALGSLIEDFSIKETTVQWLTTGYLLTLGILVPVSGLILQWFSTRQLFIVSLAFSIIGTFIAAIAPSFAVLMLARVVQAMGTAVMLPLMFNTILLIVPPYKRGKIMGLMGLVIMFAPAVGPTLSGLILKNLTWHWIFWICLPLLILALVFGYFYMQNVSTPTKPKIDVLSIVLSTIGFGGVVYGFSSAGEGGGWGDPTVITAISVGLIGLVLFCIRQTKMKQPMLNLRAFKYPMFVVGLLLVLICMMVILSSMILLPLYLQTSLALSTFAAGLLLLPGGIVNGLLSPVMGSLFDKFGPKWLVIPGLVIVTGSLFGFSTIDLETSSAFLIAMHILMMVGVSMIMMPAQTNGLNQLPRELYPDGTAIMNTLQQVAGAIGTAIAISILSSGVEDYMKNVTDATNPLNPLLAFTSGVQDAFIFAIVIAVVGVFVSIFIKRVHVEHQAS from the coding sequence ATGAGTAAAACACAGGGGGAAGAAACGGGTGAATACAAAGTACTCCCTATTCTTGTCTCTTTCTTAATTGCTGGATTCATAGGCTTATTTAGTGAAACAGCCTTGAACATGGCACTTGGTAGTTTAATAGAAGACTTTTCCATTAAAGAAACAACGGTTCAATGGCTAACGACCGGTTACCTACTTACACTTGGAATTCTCGTTCCTGTATCTGGCCTTATATTACAGTGGTTTTCAACCCGACAATTGTTCATTGTTTCACTTGCCTTCTCGATTATCGGAACATTTATCGCAGCGATTGCCCCTTCCTTCGCCGTCTTAATGTTAGCACGTGTGGTGCAAGCAATGGGGACAGCGGTCATGTTGCCACTGATGTTCAATACGATTTTATTAATCGTTCCACCGTATAAACGTGGAAAAATCATGGGACTCATGGGACTTGTCATCATGTTTGCGCCTGCTGTTGGACCAACATTATCTGGTCTTATCTTAAAAAATCTTACCTGGCACTGGATCTTCTGGATTTGCCTTCCATTATTAATCCTTGCTTTAGTTTTTGGATACTTCTATATGCAAAATGTATCCACACCAACGAAGCCAAAGATTGATGTGTTATCGATTGTCTTATCAACGATTGGATTTGGCGGAGTGGTGTACGGATTTAGTTCTGCAGGTGAAGGCGGCGGCTGGGGAGATCCAACCGTGATTACGGCTATTTCGGTTGGTTTGATCGGACTTGTTTTATTCTGTATCCGCCAAACAAAAATGAAACAGCCGATGCTTAATCTTCGTGCGTTTAAATACCCCATGTTTGTGGTTGGATTATTATTAGTTCTCATTTGTATGATGGTGATTTTATCGTCCATGATTCTATTGCCACTGTATTTACAAACATCTCTTGCGTTAAGCACATTTGCAGCCGGACTTCTTCTTTTACCTGGTGGAATTGTGAACGGATTATTATCGCCAGTTATGGGTAGTTTATTTGATAAATTTGGACCAAAGTGGTTAGTGATCCCTGGTCTTGTGATTGTCACTGGCTCTTTATTCGGTTTCTCAACGATCGATTTAGAAACGTCTTCAGCATTCCTTATTGCGATGCATATCTTGATGATGGTTGGCGTTTCCATGATTATGATGCCTGCTCAAACCAATGGATTAAACCAGTTGCCACGTGAACTGTATCCAGATGGAACGGCCATTATGAACACCTTACAGCAGGTAGCTGGTGCGATTGGTACAGCCATTGCGATTTCGATTTTATCCTCTGGCGTGGAAGATTATATGAAGAACGTGACAGATGCAACGAATCCACTCAATCCCTTACTAGCCTTCACTTCAGGGGTACAGGATGCCTTTATTTTTGCCATTGTCATTGCTGTAGTTGGGGTATTCGTTAGTATCTTTATTAAAAGAGTTCATGTAGAGCATCAAGCTTCATAA